The following proteins are encoded in a genomic region of Oncorhynchus kisutch isolate 150728-3 linkage group LG6, Okis_V2, whole genome shotgun sequence:
- the LOC109893429 gene encoding 40S ribosomal protein SA-like: protein MSGNLDVLQMKEEDVLKFLAAGTHLGGTNTDFQMEHYTYKRRSDGVYIINLRKTWEKLLLAARAIVAIENPADVCVISSRNTGQRAVLKFASATGATTFHGRFTPGTFTNQIQAAFREPRLLIVTDPRADHQPLTEASYVNIPTIALCNTDSPLRYVDIAIPCNNKGHHSVGLMWWMLSREVLRMRGTISREHPWEVMPDLYFYRDPEEIEKEEQAEAEKAIGKEEFQGEWTAPAAEFTQPEVADWSEGVAVPSVPIQQFSAAAALAKPAAEGFTEDWSSQPATEDWSAAPTAQVSEWGGETATWS from the exons ATGTCCGGAAATCTAGATGTCCTTCAAATGAAGGAGGAGGATGTGCTTAAGTTCTTGGCTGCAGGAACCCATCTGGGAGGAACTAACACAGACTTTCAGATGGAGCACTACACCTACAAGAGAAGGAGTGATG GTGTGTACATCATCAACCTGAGGAAGACCTGGGAGAAGCTACTGCTGGCAGCCCGTGCCATTGTTGCCATTGAGAACCCAGCTGACGTCTGCGTCATCTCTTCCAGGAACACTGGACAG AGAGCTGTGCTGAAGTTTGCCTCGGCCACTGGTGCCACCACCTTCCACGGTCGTTTCACCCCCGGAACCTTCACCAATCAGATCCAGGCTGCCTTCAGGGAGCCCCGCCTCCTAATTGTAACGGACCCTCGTGCTGACCACCAGCCCCTGACTGAAGCCTCTTACGTCAACATCCCCACCATTGCCCTGTGCAACACTGACTCCCCACTCAGATATGTCGACATCGCCATCCCCTGCAACAACAAG GGTCACCACTCTGTAGGTCTGATGTGGTGGATGCTGTCCAGGGAGGTGCTGAGGATGCGGGGCACCATCTCCAGGGAGCACCCCTGGGAGGTCATGCCTGATCTCTATTTCTACAGGGACCCTGAGGAG ATTGAGAAGGAGGAGCAGGCTGAGGCTGAGAAAGCTATTGGAAAGGAGGAGTTCCAGGGAGAGTGGACTGCTCCAGCAGCTGAGTTCACCCAGCCTGAGGTGGCTGACTGGTCTGAGGGAGTGGCTGTACCCTCAGTCCCCATCCAGCAGTTCTCTGCGG CTGCTGCTCTTGCCAAGCCAGCTGCTGAGGGGTTCACTG AGGACTGGAGTTCCCAGCCAGCCACTGAGGATTGGTCAGCTGCCCCTACTGCCCAGGTCTCTGAATGGGGTGGGGAGACTGCTACTTGGTCCTAA